Proteins encoded in a region of the Solanum dulcamara chromosome 9, daSolDulc1.2, whole genome shotgun sequence genome:
- the LOC129902110 gene encoding uncharacterized protein LOC129902110, with protein sequence MTKSISILQSCIGMNNTYRSHYSSNSSFRLKELNLKCFGGQQHILSLLSSRKGRLNGDIIKRKFVVCCNGSLPSPASSNPFNGWVIGILISIALPFFRFKWGSLLQLKNKVENVIETVEDVVDGVEKVAEKIDEVAEHIGNVLPESQLKNVLKAVENFSEDTAEVAHAAGDFIDQIQGEDVELLVEENVDLPKDQLKDLSEKTAKVAHAAEDLKDKVQEVQLKAEETSVKSLVESVKEEVNKSL encoded by the exons ATGACAAAATCCATTAGTATTTTGCAAAGTTGTATAGGTATGAACAATACCTACAGGTCCCATTATAGCTCTAATAGTAGTTTTAGATTGAAAGAACTTAATCTCAAATGCTTTGGAGGTCAACAACATATCTTGTCTCTTCTCAGCTCCAGAAAAGGGCGTCTAAATGGTGATATAATTAAGAG GAAGTTTGTGGTATGCTGCAATGGTTCCTTGCCTTCTCCAGCCTCTTCAAATCCCTT TAATGGCTGGGTTATAGGAATCCTGATATCAATAGCTTTACCATTTTTCCGCTTCAAATGGGGCTCATTATTGCAACTCAAAA ATAAGGTGGAAAATGTAATAGAAACAGTAGAAGATGTAGTAGATGGGGTGGAAAAAGTGGCTGAGAAAATAGACGAAGTGGCTGAACACATTGGGAATGTTTTACCAGAAAGCCAACTCAAAAATGTCCTTAAGGCTGTTGAAAATTTCTCAGAAGATACAGCTGAGGTTGCTCATGCTGCTGGAGATTTCATTGATCAG atacagGGAGAGGACGTGGAGTTGTTGGTTGAAGAAAATGTTGATTTGCCAAAAGACCAACTCAAAGATTTATCAGAGAAAACAGCCAAGGTTGCTCATGCAGCTGAAGATTTGAAAGATAag GTACAAGAGGTGCAGCTTAAAGCCGAGGAGACCTCAGTGAAGTCGTTGGTTGAATCCGTTAAAGAGGAAGTCAATAAGAGTTtataa
- the LOC129902749 gene encoding uncharacterized protein LOC129902749: MAMSQIIMIPAASYMSTNLIKPCSSSSNRSLTQIFNPLAISKNNNGGRVLTTTSHRSGVLRKTNKIIPRDVVVHATAETGDLLSGVIPFLPTGENSWVSWAVGLGVTVPLITARLLTVTKQVSLAAETVEKVAEAVEKVAEDVDKAAEEFAANLPQGKLRGIVESIEHLAEETEKDAQSVQDLMDKVEEVDEKLEAFISNQLTVKVPNSSNDGKKKQ; encoded by the exons ATGGCAATGTCACAAATTATTATGATCCCAGCAGCTTCTTACATGTCAACAAATTTAATTAAACCatgcagcagcagcagcaacagaTCTCTAACTCAGATCTTCAATCCTTTAGCCATTTCTAAAAACAACAATGGTGGTCGTGTTCTCACAACCACCTCCCACAGATCTGGTGTTctacgaaaaactaacaaaattatcCCAAG GGATGTAGTTGTCCATGCAACTGCTGAAACAGGAGATCTTCTTTCTGGTGTTATTCCCTttttgccaacaggtgaaaatTCTTG GGTTAGCTGGGCTGTGGGATTAGGTGTAACAGTACCTTTGATAACAGCAAGATTATTAACAGTAACaa AGCAAGTTTCACTTGCGGCGGAGACGGTGGAGAAGGTGGCGGAAGCGGTGGAAAAAGTGGCGGAAGATGTGGACAAGGCGGCGGAGGAATTTGCTGCGAATCTTCCACAAGGAAAACTTAGAGGCATAGTGGAATCCATCGAACATTTGGCTGAAGAAACTGAAAAAGACGCTCAATCAGTTCAAGATCTCATGGACAAG gttGAAGAAGTGGATGAAAAGTTGGAGGCATTTATCAGTAATCAATTGACTGTGAAGGTACCAAATTCATCAAATGATGGAAAAAAGAAACAATAG